The Lycium barbarum isolate Lr01 chromosome 12, ASM1917538v2, whole genome shotgun sequence genome includes a region encoding these proteins:
- the LOC132625048 gene encoding uncharacterized protein LOC132625048, protein MTITRIQAHAQNLEEQYQPRREERYPDRGSRKRGRFSRTRSEYRGGQTQGQFGYSDQPAASAPPRFADRGFDRSTHSRPDQGTRASESQFRADAGRIMSPPPRCARCGRPHSGECRAGTGACYTCGRVGHLMRDCPLRDDGDRAQPTGSAVGSSSTVRPQGQASQAPAGRGRGRGGIPSAAGPPHRIYALTGRQDPEPPADAATGQQAGGRDL, encoded by the exons atgactattacccgtatccaggcccacgcccaaaatttggaagaacaatatcagccacggaggGAGGAGCGCTATCCAGACAGGGGTTCCCGAAAGAGAGGccggttttccaggactagaagtgagtacagagggggacagacACAGGGGCAATTCGGGTACTCAGaccaaccggcggccagtgcacctcctcgatttgctgaTAGGgggtttgaccgttctactcactcgagaccgGATCAAGGTACCCGAGCCTCAGAATCTCAGTTTAGGGCTGATGCTGGCAGGATAATGTCACCCCCGCCACGATGTGCTCGATGcggcaggccacactcgggagagtgccgcgcaggtacgggtgcttgctatacttgtgggcgggttggccatttgatgcgtgattgcccattgAGAGATGACGGAGACCGAGCCCAGCCTACCGGGTCCgcagttggttcatcgtcgaccgtacgccctcagggacaggcctcccaggctccagcaggtcgtggccgaggcagaggagggataCCCAGCGCAGCCGGTCCtccacaccgtatatatgcactgacaggacgacaggaccctgagcctcccgctgatgcggccacag gtcagcaggctgGTGGACGTGATctatag